A stretch of Lepisosteus oculatus isolate fLepOcu1 chromosome 11, fLepOcu1.hap2, whole genome shotgun sequence DNA encodes these proteins:
- the LOC102696571 gene encoding eukaryotic translation initiation factor 4E-1B, translated as MATAALHPGVALPPRRDKGELRKTAKANGKEAALLLGKRLKHPLENRWALWFYKNDKSKTWQENLRLITKFDTVEDFWALYNNMKVASKLSSGCDYSVFKDGIEPMWEDRSNKCGGRWLITLSKQQRHTELDRFWLDTLLCIIGEGFDVYSADVCGAVINVRAKGDKIAIWTTNAENREAVTYIGRKFKEGLGLPAKIVIGYQAHADTATKSNSITKNKFVV; from the exons ATGGCAACAGCAGCGTTACACCCG GGGGTTGCTCTGCCCCCAAGACGTGACAAAGGAGAGCTGAGGAAAACGGCCAAAGCAAATGGAAAAGAAGCGGCCCTTTTGCTGGGGAAGCGCCTTAAACATCCTTTAGAAAACAG GTGGGCCCTCTGGTTCTATAAGAATGACAAAAGCAAAACCTGGCAGGAAAATCTGAGGCTCATCACGAAGTTTGACACAGTGGAGGACTTCTGGGC attatacAACAACATGAAAGTGGCCAGCAAGCTGTCCTCAGGCTGTGACTATTCTGTGTTTAAG GATGGGATTGAGCCAATGTGGGAGGACAGGAGTAATAAGTGTGGTGGACGCTGGCTGATCACCTTGTCCAAacagcagagacacactgagctTGACCGCTTCTGGCTTGATACA CTCCTGTGCATTATTGGAGAGGGCTTTGATGTGTACAGTGCTGATGTGTGTGGCGCCGTCATTAACGTACGTGCAAAAGGTGATAAAATCGCCATCTGGACAACAAATGCAGAAAACAGAGAGGCTGTCACTTACATTGG ccgcAAGTTCAAGGAAGGACTAGGCCTGCCTGCCAAAATTGTGATTGGCTATCAGGCCCATGCCGATACTGCGACCAAGAGCAACTCCATTACCAAGAATAAATTTGTTGtttga